A portion of the Stella humosa genome contains these proteins:
- a CDS encoding carbohydrate ABC transporter permease, whose product MTASTVEDTTRREASRRVGFSISAKQAWGLLFVAPYMAVFVLFVVFPVSYSFWLARDPQLYVELAKDPIFLRTAINTLVFLLVAINVKMVLALFLSGFFTHPRWWVKITAALFVLPWAVPSIPTILSIRFMLNPEWGVINQLIFKLTMDDGPNWLNDPTLAMALSMVVHIWKSLPFWTLILLAGRLAIPQEIYEAASVDGAGAWHRFRYITWPSISMLYVTCTLLSMLFTLGDFNSVYLLTGGGPADLTHVLATLGIRYLRLDQLNMAMASIVCAMPFVLPLVFFMMKRLSR is encoded by the coding sequence ATGACCGCCTCGACCGTAGAAGACACGACCCGCCGGGAAGCCTCCCGGCGGGTCGGCTTTTCCATTTCGGCCAAGCAGGCCTGGGGACTGCTGTTCGTCGCGCCCTATATGGCGGTGTTCGTCCTCTTCGTGGTCTTCCCGGTCAGCTACAGCTTCTGGCTGGCGCGCGATCCCCAGCTCTACGTCGAGCTCGCGAAGGATCCGATATTCCTGCGCACTGCGATCAACACGCTGGTGTTCCTGCTGGTCGCCATCAACGTGAAGATGGTGCTGGCGCTGTTTCTGTCGGGCTTCTTCACCCATCCGCGCTGGTGGGTGAAGATCACCGCAGCACTCTTCGTGCTGCCCTGGGCGGTGCCATCGATCCCGACGATCCTGTCGATCCGCTTCATGCTCAACCCCGAATGGGGGGTGATCAACCAGCTCATCTTCAAGCTGACGATGGATGACGGGCCGAACTGGCTGAACGACCCGACGCTGGCGATGGCGCTGTCGATGGTCGTCCACATCTGGAAGTCGCTGCCCTTCTGGACCCTCATCCTGCTCGCCGGGCGGCTGGCCATCCCGCAAGAGATCTACGAGGCGGCCTCGGTCGACGGCGCCGGCGCCTGGCACCGCTTCCGCTACATCACCTGGCCGTCGATCAGCATGCTCTACGTCACCTGCACACTGCTCTCGATGCTGTTCACGCTGGGCGATTTCAACAGCGTCTATCTGCTGACAGGCGGTGGTCCGGCCGACCTGACGCATGTGCTGGCGACGCTGGGAATCCGCTATCTCCGGCTCGACCAGCTCAATATGGCGATGGCGAGCATCGTCTGCGCCATGCCGTTCGTCCTGCCGCTGGTCTTCTTCATGATGAAGCGCCTCTCCCGATGA
- a CDS encoding carbohydrate ABC transporter permease: protein MTRGRLMRNVSTEAGLLLIGIPVLLWTLIPLYHMFLFAISPKDAAFSGQLWPTNPTLRNFEMVFGQKHHFLYNFWQQMLNSVLISVGTAIVTLVVATAAAFSISRLRLKGGRLVMNLALFTYFIPAAFLAVPMYKTMGIYGLLNSDWSLVLAMVTVASPYAIWILRQASDKLPVELDEAAIIDGASPLQLFRMVYLPLMVPSLIAVGTYALLLAWNEYLYAFLLLSKDTAITLPVALGNFLAADDSPWELLMTAGFIYALPPAAIYYAFRKYMSSGLTAGAVKG, encoded by the coding sequence ATGACCCGCGGCCGCCTGATGCGGAACGTCAGTACGGAAGCCGGGCTGCTGCTGATCGGCATCCCCGTCCTGCTGTGGACGCTGATCCCGCTTTATCACATGTTCCTGTTCGCCATCTCGCCCAAGGATGCCGCCTTCTCGGGCCAGCTCTGGCCGACCAACCCAACCCTGCGCAATTTCGAGATGGTGTTCGGGCAGAAGCACCATTTCCTCTATAATTTCTGGCAGCAGATGCTGAACTCGGTGCTGATCTCGGTCGGCACGGCGATCGTCACGCTGGTCGTCGCCACCGCGGCCGCCTTCTCGATCAGCCGGCTGCGGCTGAAGGGCGGACGGCTGGTGATGAACCTGGCGCTCTTCACCTATTTCATCCCCGCCGCCTTCCTGGCGGTGCCGATGTACAAGACGATGGGCATCTACGGCCTGCTCAACAGCGACTGGTCGCTGGTGCTGGCGATGGTCACCGTGGCCTCGCCCTATGCGATCTGGATCCTGCGCCAGGCGTCCGACAAGCTGCCGGTCGAACTCGACGAGGCCGCCATCATCGACGGCGCCTCGCCGCTGCAGCTCTTCCGCATGGTCTACCTGCCACTGATGGTGCCGTCATTGATCGCGGTCGGCACCTATGCCCTGCTGCTGGCCTGGAACGAGTATCTCTACGCCTTCCTGCTGCTGTCGAAGGACACGGCGATCACCCTGCCGGTGGCGCTCGGCAACTTCCTGGCAGCCGACGATTCGCCCTGGGAGCTGCTGATGACGGCCGGCTTCATCTATGCCCTGCCGCCGGCGGCGATCTACTACGCCTTCCGCAAGTACATGTCGTCGGGGCTGACCGCGGGGGCAGTGAAGGGATAG
- a CDS encoding cupin domain-containing protein — translation MTHDHHHDHDHDHDHAHAHPHADPDVYVDWKEHGVKVIPGDKLDPNTAQTPGMHREAAINLARVGAQKIWAGTVKIFPDAKTGVHHHGALESVIYIVKGRARMRWGARLEYVAEAGPGDFIFVPPYVPHQEINASSDETLECVLVRSDNEAVVVNLDIEPIEKPEQVLWVDPIHKQA, via the coding sequence ATGACGCACGACCATCACCACGACCACGACCACGACCACGATCATGCTCACGCCCATCCCCATGCCGATCCCGACGTCTATGTCGACTGGAAGGAGCATGGGGTGAAGGTCATCCCGGGCGACAAGCTGGACCCGAACACGGCCCAGACGCCCGGCATGCACCGCGAGGCGGCGATCAACCTGGCGCGCGTGGGCGCGCAGAAGATCTGGGCCGGCACGGTGAAGATCTTCCCCGACGCCAAGACCGGGGTGCACCATCATGGCGCGCTCGAAAGCGTCATCTACATCGTCAAGGGCCGGGCGCGCATGCGCTGGGGCGCGCGCCTGGAATATGTGGCCGAGGCCGGCCCGGGCGACTTCATCTTCGTGCCGCCCTACGTCCCCCATCAGGAGATCAACGCGTCGTCCGACGAGACGCTGGAATGCGTGCTGGTGCGCAGCGACAACGAGGCGGTGGTCGTCAACCTCGACATCGAGCCGATCGAGAAGCCCGAGCAGGTGCTCTGGGTCGACCCGATCCACAAGCAGGCATAG
- a CDS encoding GNAT family N-acetyltransferase, which translates to MPAIAIRTATVADVPTLMRLVRALAAYENLESAVVSSEEDLRRDGFGPHPAFEARIASLDGVDVGFTLFYPGYSTFSGRRSLFLEDLFVDEAARGHGLGRRLLADLARIADERGWTAITLHVLDWNPTRAFYEHLGFRAHGQWLLYSLSGWSFDRLAAE; encoded by the coding sequence ATGCCGGCCATCGCCATCCGCACCGCCACCGTGGCCGACGTGCCCACGCTCATGCGCCTCGTCCGCGCGCTGGCCGCCTACGAGAACCTGGAATCCGCCGTCGTCTCGTCCGAGGAGGACCTGCGCCGCGACGGCTTCGGCCCGCACCCGGCCTTCGAGGCCCGCATCGCCTCGCTCGACGGCGTCGATGTCGGCTTCACGCTGTTCTATCCCGGCTATTCGACCTTCTCGGGCCGGCGCAGCCTGTTCCTGGAGGACCTGTTCGTCGACGAGGCCGCGCGCGGCCACGGGCTGGGTCGCCGCCTGCTGGCGGACCTGGCGCGGATCGCCGACGAACGCGGCTGGACGGCGATCACGCTCCACGTGCTGGACTGGAACCCGACCCGCGCGTTCTACGAGCATCTGGGATTCCGTGCCCATGGCCAGTGGCTGCTGTATTCGCTGAGCGGCTGGTCGTTCGACCGACTGGCCGCCGAATAG
- a CDS encoding pentapeptide repeat-containing protein has protein sequence MRHDRRGRFAAAVLAALFLTPTPAALAGCNDPAGPGVDWRRCYQDGAELAGHDLSGGSLRDATFSRAVMTGADLRRADASRAKFLSARLARARLDEARLTEADFTNADLTQAVLARADLSRARFFSAVLRGADLSGATVRGTDFAQANLSGATWTDGKRVCAEGSIGQCN, from the coding sequence GTGCGGCATGACCGGCGCGGGCGGTTCGCCGCGGCCGTCCTGGCCGCGCTGTTCCTGACACCGACACCGGCGGCCCTGGCCGGCTGCAACGATCCGGCGGGCCCGGGGGTCGACTGGCGCCGCTGCTACCAGGACGGGGCGGAACTGGCCGGCCACGACCTGTCCGGCGGCTCGCTGCGCGACGCCACCTTCTCGCGCGCCGTGATGACCGGAGCCGACCTGCGCCGGGCCGATGCCTCGCGGGCGAAGTTCCTGTCGGCCAGGCTGGCCCGCGCACGCCTGGACGAGGCGCGCCTGACCGAGGCCGACTTCACCAATGCCGACCTGACCCAGGCGGTCCTGGCGCGGGCCGACCTGTCGCGCGCGCGCTTCTTCAGCGCGGTCCTGCGTGGGGCCGACCTGTCCGGGGCCACGGTGCGCGGGACCGATTTCGCCCAGGCCAACCTGTCCGGTGCCACCTGGACGGACGGCAAGCGCGTGTGCGCGGAAGGCTCGATCGGCCAATGCAACTGA
- a CDS encoding thioesterase family protein encodes MSDTLNDERLFAEHAGRVKPEWIDVNGHMNLAYYLLAFDQGTDTLLHRHGIGSTYTRSSNCGFFVLETHLTYERELLEGEPFRIHTHILGLDAKRLHYFHAMFHAEKGFLSATNEIMAVHVDLAVRRSVAWPGAAMASLSAMAEQHRAVPRPPQAGRSIGMERRRAA; translated from the coding sequence ATGTCGGATACGCTCAACGATGAACGCCTCTTCGCCGAACATGCCGGCCGGGTGAAGCCGGAATGGATCGACGTCAACGGGCACATGAACCTCGCCTACTACCTGCTCGCCTTCGACCAGGGAACGGACACGCTGCTGCATCGCCACGGGATCGGCTCGACCTACACCCGCAGCAGCAATTGCGGGTTCTTCGTGCTGGAAACCCACCTCACCTACGAGCGCGAGCTGCTGGAGGGCGAGCCGTTCCGCATCCATACCCACATCCTGGGGCTGGATGCCAAGCGGCTGCACTATTTCCACGCGATGTTCCATGCCGAGAAGGGGTTCCTCTCAGCCACCAACGAGATCATGGCGGTGCATGTCGACCTTGCGGTGCGGCGCTCCGTCGCCTGGCCGGGCGCGGCGATGGCATCCCTTTCGGCGATGGCCGAGCAGCACCGCGCGGTGCCCCGGCCGCCCCAGGCCGGGCGCTCGATCGGCATGGAGCGTCGGCGTGCGGCATGA
- a CDS encoding Na+-dependent transporter, translating into MLLNWLAYLGRNGTKVLAVGILVGLALPDLARSLKPWLPVAVAMTMVGSMLRLEWPEIARQIRAWPQVALTAAWLMLAAPVLVAVVATALPLPPGLVTAMVLSAAGPCIMSAPAICLLLGLDGALALVAMVIAHLLAPLTVPPLALGLVGVTLDIGMVELTLRLAGFVLGAAAVAELIRRLAGRQRMRDHGDAVNGFNMLVLVVFAIAIMDGVTAAALADPGLVLVYLAAALVFNAALQAAGWLAFRRAGAPAALAVGFMTGNRNMGLMWAALGADTAIGITLYFAVAQLPMYLFPAIQAPLYHRWTRGA; encoded by the coding sequence ATGCTGCTGAACTGGCTGGCCTATCTCGGCCGCAATGGCACGAAGGTGCTGGCGGTGGGCATCCTGGTCGGCCTGGCCCTGCCGGACCTGGCCCGCAGCCTGAAGCCGTGGCTGCCGGTGGCGGTCGCCATGACCATGGTGGGCTCGATGCTGCGGCTGGAATGGCCGGAGATCGCGCGCCAGATCCGCGCCTGGCCACAGGTGGCGCTGACGGCCGCCTGGCTGATGCTGGCGGCCCCGGTCCTGGTGGCGGTCGTGGCGACGGCGCTGCCGCTGCCGCCCGGCCTGGTGACGGCGATGGTGCTGTCGGCGGCCGGGCCCTGCATCATGTCCGCCCCGGCCATCTGCCTGCTGCTGGGCCTGGATGGGGCGTTGGCGCTGGTCGCGATGGTCATCGCCCACCTGCTGGCGCCGCTGACGGTGCCGCCGCTGGCGCTGGGCCTGGTCGGCGTCACGCTCGACATCGGCATGGTGGAACTGACCTTGCGCCTGGCCGGCTTCGTGCTGGGTGCCGCGGCAGTGGCAGAGCTGATCCGGCGGCTGGCCGGCCGCCAGCGCATGCGCGACCACGGCGACGCGGTCAACGGCTTCAACATGCTGGTCCTGGTGGTCTTCGCCATCGCGATCATGGATGGGGTGACGGCGGCCGCCCTGGCCGATCCCGGGTTGGTGTTGGTCTATCTGGCCGCCGCCCTGGTCTTCAACGCCGCTCTCCAGGCGGCGGGCTGGCTCGCCTTTCGCCGGGCGGGCGCACCCGCCGCGCTGGCGGTCGGCTTCATGACCGGCAATCGCAACATGGGGCTGATGTGGGCCGCCCTGGGTGCCGACACGGCAATCGGCATCACGCTCTACTTCGCCGTGGCGCAGTTGCCGATGTACCTGTTCCCGGCAATCCAGGCGCCGCTCTATCACCGCTGGACCCGCGGGGCTTAG
- a CDS encoding ribonuclease domain-containing protein, translating to MLRRLVLLFLLAILVPLSAAAGEAQWRSFAGRLGIADVDGLVETLAHLDRTGRLPPRYATKAEARRLGWEPGRDLWAVAPGRVIGGDVFGNRERRLPPQARDAYREADLDYRGGRRNARRLVFDRDGGRWVTIDHYESFHRVPQ from the coding sequence ATGCTGCGTCGCCTTGTGCTTCTCTTCCTCCTGGCCATCCTGGTCCCGCTGTCGGCCGCCGCGGGCGAGGCCCAGTGGCGGTCGTTCGCCGGTCGCCTCGGCATCGCCGATGTCGACGGGCTGGTCGAGACGCTGGCCCATCTCGACCGCACCGGCCGCCTGCCGCCCCGCTATGCCACCAAGGCGGAGGCCCGGCGCCTGGGCTGGGAGCCGGGGCGGGACCTGTGGGCGGTGGCCCCGGGACGCGTAATCGGCGGCGACGTGTTCGGCAATCGCGAGCGGCGCCTGCCGCCGCAGGCCCGCGACGCCTATCGCGAAGCCGACCTCGACTATCGCGGCGGTCGCCGCAACGCCCGCCGGCTGGTCTTCGACCGGGATGGCGGACGCTGGGTGACGATCGACCATTACGAAAGCTTCCACCGGGTGCCCCAGTGA
- a CDS encoding barstar family protein, translated as MSKPVNQPRRVVIEGQAIATLARAWDALAGALDLPAHFGRNLDALHDCLTGDVPGPLVIEWRHWRATEERLGQGVRPMRETLEEAAATRDDLEVRFPD; from the coding sequence GTGAGCAAGCCAGTGAACCAGCCGCGCCGCGTCGTCATCGAAGGGCAGGCGATCGCCACCCTGGCCCGGGCCTGGGACGCGCTCGCGGGCGCGCTCGACCTGCCCGCCCATTTCGGCCGCAACCTCGATGCCCTGCATGACTGCCTGACGGGCGACGTGCCCGGACCGCTCGTCATCGAATGGCGGCATTGGCGTGCGACCGAGGAGCGGCTCGGCCAGGGCGTCCGGCCGATGCGCGAGACCCTGGAGGAAGCGGCCGCGACGCGCGACGACCTGGAGGTCCGCTTCCCCGACTGA
- a CDS encoding GNAT family N-acetyltransferase has protein sequence MPASTLAISVMSPADLDRAIDWAADEGWNPGLADALAFRAADPTGFLVARLDGQPAASISVVRYAGDFGFLGFYIAAPGFRGQGHGLALWRAGMGYLSGAVVGLDGVPAQQANYARSGFVLACRNIRFGGVATAGRIESGLLPLGEVPLDRLLAYDRRFFPAARRAFLAVWAGLPHSHGYAALRDGSLSGYGVVRRCRIGWKIGPLFADDADTAESLFRALAAQAGEGPVFFDVPENNPDAVALAERHGLAACFETARMYRGPAPLVDLAGTYGVTTFELG, from the coding sequence ATGCCCGCCTCCACCCTGGCCATTTCCGTGATGAGCCCGGCCGACCTCGACCGCGCGATCGACTGGGCCGCCGACGAGGGCTGGAACCCGGGGCTGGCCGACGCGCTGGCCTTCCGCGCGGCCGATCCGACGGGGTTCCTGGTGGCGCGGCTCGACGGCCAGCCGGCGGCCTCGATCTCGGTCGTGCGCTATGCGGGCGACTTCGGCTTCCTCGGCTTCTATATCGCCGCCCCGGGTTTCCGCGGCCAGGGCCATGGGCTGGCGCTATGGCGGGCCGGCATGGGCTACCTCTCTGGCGCCGTGGTGGGGCTGGACGGGGTGCCCGCCCAGCAGGCGAACTATGCCCGCTCCGGCTTCGTGCTGGCCTGTCGCAACATCCGCTTCGGCGGGGTCGCCACGGCCGGGCGCATCGAATCCGGCCTGCTGCCCCTGGGCGAGGTGCCGCTCGACCGCCTGCTCGCCTATGACCGCCGCTTCTTTCCCGCGGCCAGGCGCGCCTTCCTGGCGGTATGGGCCGGCCTGCCGCACAGCCATGGCTATGCCGCACTTCGCGACGGCAGCCTGTCGGGCTACGGCGTCGTCCGCCGCTGCCGCATCGGCTGGAAGATCGGTCCGCTCTTCGCCGACGATGCCGACACCGCCGAGAGCCTGTTCCGGGCGCTGGCGGCCCAGGCGGGCGAGGGGCCGGTCTTCTTCGATGTGCCCGAGAACAATCCGGATGCCGTGGCACTGGCCGAGCGGCATGGCCTGGCCGCCTGCTTCGAGACCGCACGGATGTATCGCGGGCCGGCGCCCCTGGTCGACCTGGCGGGCACCTACGGCGTCACGACCTTCGAGCTGGGTTGA
- a CDS encoding twin transmembrane helix small protein, which translates to MNTFLTIVLVLLMLATLGVLGAGVVGMIRGGSDPRRSNTLMRYRVLFQMGALLVLGLVLWTMKP; encoded by the coding sequence ATGAATACCTTCCTGACGATCGTCCTGGTCCTCCTGATGCTGGCGACGCTGGGCGTGCTCGGTGCCGGCGTGGTCGGCATGATCCGGGGCGGCAGCGACCCGCGCCGCAGCAACACGCTGATGCGCTATCGCGTGCTGTTCCAGATGGGGGCGCTGCTGGTCCTCGGCCTCGTCCTCTGGACGATGAAGCCCTAG
- a CDS encoding cob(I)yrinic acid a,c-diamide adenosyltransferase yields MVQLTRIYTRGGDRGETSLGDGVRVPKHDLRVEAFGTVDEANATIGLVRLHTEGALDQLLALIQNDLFDLGADLCTPEDGRRGAGALRIVASQVARLETEIDAYNGRLAPLSSFILPGGTAAAAYLHLARTVTRRAERLVAELAARDPVNPEAFKYLNRLSDLLFVLSRHANGDGAGDVLWVPGASR; encoded by the coding sequence ATGGTCCAGCTGACCCGCATCTACACCCGCGGCGGCGACCGCGGCGAGACCTCACTCGGCGACGGCGTCCGCGTGCCCAAGCACGACCTGCGGGTGGAGGCGTTCGGCACCGTCGACGAGGCCAATGCCACCATCGGCCTGGTGCGGCTGCACACCGAAGGGGCACTCGACCAGCTGCTGGCGCTGATCCAGAACGACCTCTTCGATCTCGGCGCCGACCTCTGCACGCCCGAGGACGGGCGCCGCGGGGCCGGCGCGCTGCGCATCGTGGCGTCCCAGGTCGCCCGCCTGGAGACCGAGATCGACGCCTACAATGGCCGGCTGGCGCCGCTGTCGTCCTTCATCCTGCCGGGCGGCACGGCGGCGGCGGCCTACCTGCACCTGGCCCGCACCGTGACCCGCCGGGCCGAGCGGCTGGTGGCCGAGCTGGCGGCCCGCGACCCGGTCAACCCGGAAGCCTTCAAGTACCTCAACCGCCTGTCCGACCTGCTCTTCGTGCTGTCGCGGCACGCCAACGGCGATGGCGCCGGCGACGTGCTGTGGGTGCCCGGCGCCAGCCGTTGA
- a CDS encoding electron transfer flavoprotein subunit beta/FixA family protein has protein sequence MKVLVAVKRVVDYNVKIRVKADKTGVETSNVKMSMNPFDEIGVEEAVRLKEAGAATEIVAVSLGVTQCQETIRTALAMGADRGILVETDAVLEPLAVAKLLKAVCEKEQPRLVILGKQAIDDDANQTGQMLAALLGWPQATFASKVKIDGDKAEVTREVDGGLETIRIALPAIVTTDLRLNEPRYASLPNIMKAKKKPIDVLKPADLGVDAAPRLTVLKVEEPAKRQAGIKVKSVAELVDKLKTEARVI, from the coding sequence ATGAAAGTGCTCGTCGCCGTCAAGCGGGTCGTCGACTACAACGTCAAGATCCGGGTCAAGGCCGACAAGACCGGGGTCGAGACGTCCAACGTCAAGATGTCGATGAACCCCTTCGACGAGATCGGGGTCGAGGAAGCCGTGCGCCTGAAAGAGGCGGGTGCGGCCACCGAGATCGTCGCCGTCTCCCTGGGCGTGACCCAGTGCCAGGAGACCATCCGCACCGCGCTCGCCATGGGTGCCGACCGCGGCATCCTGGTGGAGACCGACGCGGTGCTGGAGCCGCTGGCGGTCGCCAAGCTGCTGAAGGCGGTGTGCGAGAAGGAGCAGCCCCGCCTCGTCATCCTAGGCAAGCAGGCGATCGACGACGACGCCAACCAGACCGGCCAGATGCTGGCGGCCCTGCTCGGCTGGCCGCAGGCGACCTTCGCCTCCAAGGTGAAGATCGACGGCGACAAGGCCGAGGTGACGCGCGAGGTCGATGGCGGCCTGGAGACGATCCGCATCGCGCTGCCGGCCATCGTCACCACCGACCTGCGCCTGAACGAGCCGCGCTACGCCTCGCTGCCGAACATCATGAAGGCGAAGAAGAAGCCGATCGACGTGCTGAAGCCGGCCGACCTCGGCGTCGACGCGGCACCCCGGCTGACGGTCCTCAAGGTCGAGGAGCCGGCCAAGCGCCAGGCCGGCATCAAGGTCAAGAGCGTGGCCGAACTCGTCGACAAGTTGAAGACCGAAGCGCGGGTGATCTGA
- a CDS encoding electron transfer flavoprotein subunit alpha/FixB family protein, which yields MSVLVLAEHDGSALKPATLNAVTAAVEIGGDLHILVAGQGCAAVAEAAAKVPGVAKVLVADDAAYAHPLAENLTPLLVGLAPGYSHLLAPATTNGKNVLPRVAALLDVQQISDITAVVSPDTFVRPIYAGNALATVQSKDAIKVITVRTTGFGPAAAEGGSATIENVAATADSGLSSFVGNELSKSERPELTAARVVVSGGRGMQNGENFKLLEALADKLGAAVGASRAAVDAGFVPNDYQVGQTGKVVAPELYIAVGISGAIQHLAGMKDSKVIVAINKDEEAPIFQVADYGLVGDLFQIVPELTNAIEKS from the coding sequence ATGAGCGTCCTCGTCCTGGCCGAGCATGACGGCTCGGCCCTGAAGCCCGCCACCCTCAATGCCGTGACCGCGGCGGTCGAGATCGGTGGCGACCTGCATATCCTGGTCGCCGGCCAGGGCTGCGCGGCCGTGGCCGAGGCAGCCGCCAAGGTGCCGGGCGTCGCCAAGGTGCTGGTGGCCGACGATGCCGCCTACGCCCACCCGCTGGCCGAGAACCTGACCCCGCTGCTGGTGGGCTTGGCCCCCGGCTACAGCCACCTGCTGGCCCCGGCCACCACCAACGGCAAGAACGTGCTGCCGCGCGTGGCAGCCTTGCTCGACGTGCAGCAGATCTCGGACATCACCGCGGTCGTGTCGCCCGACACCTTCGTGCGGCCGATCTATGCCGGCAACGCGCTGGCGACGGTGCAGTCCAAGGATGCGATCAAGGTCATCACCGTCCGCACCACCGGCTTCGGCCCGGCAGCGGCCGAGGGCGGCAGCGCCACCATCGAGAATGTCGCCGCGACGGCGGATTCCGGCCTGTCGAGCTTCGTCGGCAACGAGCTGTCGAAGTCCGAGCGGCCGGAACTGACGGCCGCCCGCGTCGTCGTGTCCGGCGGGCGCGGCATGCAGAACGGCGAGAACTTCAAGCTGCTGGAGGCCCTGGCCGACAAGCTGGGTGCCGCCGTCGGCGCCAGCCGGGCCGCGGTCGACGCCGGCTTCGTGCCCAACGACTATCAGGTCGGCCAGACCGGCAAGGTGGTGGCGCCGGAGCTCTACATCGCCGTCGGCATCTCGGGCGCGATCCAGCATCTGGCCGGCATGAAGGACAGCAAGGTGATCGTTGCCATCAACAAGGACGAGGAAGCCCCGATCTTCCAGGTGGCCGACTATGGGCTGGTCGGTGACCTTTTCCAGATCGTGCCGGAACTGACCAACGCCATCGAAAAATCGTGA
- a CDS encoding 3-hydroxybutyryl-CoA dehydrogenase has product MIGKIGIIGAGQMGSGIAQVSAQAGYPVRLLDMSEESLKRAVENIDRGYQRLVARGKLTEDERTAAMARIETARDMAVFRDCDVVIEAATENEQVKKEIFKALVPNLGPATIVASNTSSISITRLAASTDRPGRFIGMHFMNPVPVMQLVEIIRGIATEEATYQSIRELSVRLGKQPVAAEDFPAFIVNRILLPMINEAVYTLYEGVGSVEAIDTAMKLGANHPMGPLELADFIGLDTCLAVMQVLYDGLADSKYRPCPLLVKYVEAGWLGRKAGRGFYDYRGEKPVPTR; this is encoded by the coding sequence ATGATCGGCAAGATCGGCATCATCGGCGCGGGCCAGATGGGCTCGGGCATCGCCCAGGTTTCCGCCCAGGCGGGATATCCGGTGCGCCTGCTCGACATGAGCGAAGAGTCGCTGAAGCGCGCGGTCGAGAACATCGACCGGGGCTACCAGCGGCTGGTGGCCCGCGGCAAGCTGACCGAGGACGAGCGGACAGCCGCCATGGCCCGCATCGAGACGGCGCGCGACATGGCGGTGTTCCGCGATTGCGACGTCGTCATCGAGGCCGCGACCGAGAACGAGCAGGTCAAGAAGGAGATCTTCAAGGCGCTGGTGCCCAACCTGGGGCCCGCCACGATCGTCGCCTCGAACACCTCGTCGATCTCGATCACCCGGCTGGCGGCGTCGACCGACCGGCCGGGCCGCTTCATCGGCATGCACTTCATGAATCCCGTGCCGGTGATGCAGCTGGTCGAGATCATCCGCGGCATCGCCACCGAGGAAGCAACCTACCAGTCGATCCGCGAGCTGTCGGTGCGGCTTGGCAAGCAGCCGGTGGCGGCCGAGGATTTCCCGGCCTTCATCGTCAACCGCATCCTGCTGCCGATGATCAACGAGGCCGTCTACACCCTCTATGAGGGGGTGGGCTCGGTCGAGGCGATCGACACCGCCATGAAGCTCGGCGCCAACCACCCGATGGGGCCGCTGGAACTGGCCGACTTCATCGGGCTCGATACCTGCCTGGCAGTCATGCAGGTGCTCTATGACGGGCTGGCGGACTCCAAGTACCGCCCCTGCCCGCTGCTGGTGAAGTATGTCGAGGCCGGCTGGCTCGGCCGCAAGGCCGGCCGCGGCTTCTACGACTATCGCGGCGAGAAGCCGGTACCGACCCGCTAG